The genomic window CGTCCTCGAGCGAGTGCAGGACGAATAGCGTCGCACCCAGCCTCTCGGAGACCTCCTATCGGGGCTACGATATCACGTGCGCTAGTCCTGTCGCGTCTGATTCCAACCCGCTCGGGATTGTGTCGGGAGTTGGTCGTCCACGGTGGTGCGTCTCGGTCCCGATCGCCGCGTCTCAATCGCGGGAATCAATCCCGATAGTGGTGGGAGATAGAGAGTCAGTGGGGGCGAGAGGAACTCGAGCACATCGACAGTACCCGTTTGAGGATCGAACAAGGCCATCTCATAATCTCGATAATTGACCGCGACTCAGGAAGCGAATCGTATTATAGTCGTGATCAGAATTTCCCATTAATATTCTCGGCTAGCATCACTAATCATAGCACTAAGACCAGTGCAATCTCATATGTGATATAGAGGAGAATCAGTACGAGAAGGACCTGAATAACGTCGCCAGCGAGATTATTTGGTAGCTGATTGTCGATTTCAGTTACTCCTAGTTCAGGCAATGTGCCAGTTTGCGATTGTCTCCGAGTTGCCGGCATGCTCCGGAAGAAATCGTCGCCGAACATCCGTTCCATCTCCCTATCTTGGCGGTCCATCATGGCCTCCATTTCATTATAATCATCAAATCGGTTCGTTACTTCACTCACGTATGATGCCGAACAGTTGCATGCATCTGCGATTTCCTTGTTCGTTGCATTCGGGTTTTCGTACCATGTCAGTAGGATGTCACGCTGTAGATCCGTTTTCCCCGTCTTGCTCGTAGACATATTGCCATAACACTTCCCTTCGGTGATAAAAAAGTTGCGAATAAAGTCACTTCATATGATAAGTGACTTGATATAGAGTTCAGTCTGGTTTTGCAATATTAGTCAGATGATCAATGACCTCCTGCTGGGTCATCTTCATATCTTGTGCGATTGAAGCTGGTGATTCTGAGTGTACAGCATACCGGTACGCGACGATAGTACCCTGACCTTGTGCCGCAATGTCTGTTGGAACACTACCTGGAGGGAGTTCTTGTAGAGGGCCCCATGTCTGATCAAGAGAACCGTATACATTCGCCTGTTGGCGTCGTTCTGGGATATCCTCAAAGTCGTTGAATGCGACTGGATCTCGATCATCTGCAGGAACGTACTCAACCGTCTCACTCTGTTCAATAACCGTTGCACCATCCGAGAATTCCCGGATCACTTCCTTATCTGGAGTGATAGCTGCCCAAACCTGCTCGGGGAACTTCACAACAGCAATTGCTCCGAGAAGAAATAGCATTCCGACAGCCTCGATAGAATAGCCAATACCAGTCGGGTTCAGAATGAGATAGAGACCGATGGCACCCAGACCAATACCTGCTTTTTTCCGCACTTCTGCATCATCAAGTGGATCTGGCAATTCGGTCTGTGTTTCGGTTATCTGCGATCGCTCGACAGGGTCAGTTGACGACGTCGATAACGATGGGGCATATTCTTCGACAAGATCATAGGCACGCTGCTCTTGAATCAACTCAACCAAATCGTCCCCGTCAATAAGCTTGACATTATGTTCACTTGCCCATTCTTTAGCGGTTGATGTGAACGTCGACGTTGTTACGATAACGGCTGCATCCGCTTTTGCATCCTGTACTTTGAGCGCGTAATACTGTTGAACATCTGGACGTCCAATTTTATTCCCATTGCTATACCGTTTTACCTGGATCACTTGGCGATGATCGACTCCTCCGACTTGTTTATCGGCAACAATATCAACACCCTCGTCATTAGATGCTGTTGATACTTCTGTTTCCCATCCTTGTCGACTCCAGAGATCAGCTACAAAATGTTCGAATTCGATCGGATCAATATTTTGTAACCGTGGGAGTAGTTCACTCCGTTCTTCCTCTTGTACAGACATACATATCATATACTGTGAACACGAGACTTGAACTTTACTGCTTCCTGAGATTATCGGTAGTGGTGAATAGTTACTGGATTGGAGTTATCTGGTTGGCACTAAATTGTACGAAATCAAGGCTCACAGACACAGATACCCCGGAGTCGCGAGTAGTCTTGGACTCGTTAGACGGCCCGCTGTGCAGACAGGTTATATCGATGTGTTCGATCGTCTCTCACGGACATAGACTCTCCAGTTGAGAGTTCTACTAGAGTTGTATGATCCCCTCAGTCTCGGAAACTCTCAGCCTGGAT from Haloterrigena turkmenica DSM 5511 includes these protein-coding regions:
- a CDS encoding winged helix-turn-helix domain-containing protein, whose protein sequence is MSTSKTGKTDLQRDILLTWYENPNATNKEIADACNCSASYVSEVTNRFDDYNEMEAMMDRQDREMERMFGDDFFRSMPATRRQSQTGTLPELGVTEIDNQLPNNLAGDVIQVLLVLILLYITYEIALVLVL
- a CDS encoding restriction endonuclease, whose protein sequence is MSVQEEERSELLPRLQNIDPIEFEHFVADLWSRQGWETEVSTASNDEGVDIVADKQVGGVDHRQVIQVKRYSNGNKIGRPDVQQYYALKVQDAKADAAVIVTTSTFTSTAKEWASEHNVKLIDGDDLVELIQEQRAYDLVEEYAPSLSTSSTDPVERSQITETQTELPDPLDDAEVRKKAGIGLGAIGLYLILNPTGIGYSIEAVGMLFLLGAIAVVKFPEQVWAAITPDKEVIREFSDGATVIEQSETVEYVPADDRDPVAFNDFEDIPERRQQANVYGSLDQTWGPLQELPPGSVPTDIAAQGQGTIVAYRYAVHSESPASIAQDMKMTQQEVIDHLTNIAKPD